Sequence from the Paenibacillus tundrae genome:
CCCATTGGCTGAAGCTACTCGGGCTGAAGTAGTAACATTGCTAATGTCAGCAGGTGAGCTTCGGTAACGGTTGTAAGGATTGGGATTGGATAGTCACAGAGCAACAGTATATGTTGTAGAAAACAGCTTGCAAGTATTCATCTTGCAAGCTGTTTTTTTTGTGCAAAATAAACGATACGCTATACGTGTTAGTGAGTAGTAGGAGCAGTGTAAGGAAAAAGATTGACACCCTAGGAGCTCCTATCATATAATCAGCACGATAAAATGATAATGATTATCATTAATGATTAGGGGAGAAAACACAGATGAAAAAGAGAATGATCCTGCCGTTGATTGTGATCATGCTGTTCACGATCATCGCCAGCGCCTGCGGTAACGATGCTTCAAATAATGCAACTAGTAACAGCAATCAGGAGACTGCTGCTGATACAACAAGTACAGGTGCTGCTCAGGAAGAGACAACGGATACAATTACGTATCAGTCTGAAACTGGCCCTGTAGAGATTCCGGCCAAGCCCGAGAGAATCGTCGCTCTGTCGAATGGCCCTAATATACTTTCTATGGATGTAACACCAGTGGGTGTGGATGAATGGACTGCGGCAAATCCGCTGTTTCAGGACAAATTAAAAGATGTTGCCATCGTAACAGACTCGGATCCAGAGAGCATCGCGGCATTGAATCCGGATTTAATCATCGCAGGTTCAACGGCGAAGAATCTAGAACAACTGGCTAAGATTGCACCTACCATTGTGTATACTTGGGGCAAACTGGACTACTTGGATCAACAGTTAGAGATCGGTAAAGTACTGAATAAAGAAGCTGAAGCACAAGCATGGATTGATGATTTCACGAAAAGAGCAGAAGACATCGGCAATGAGATCAAAGCTAAATATGGGGATAACGTGACGGTATCCACAATTGAAATATTTGAAAAAGAAGTATTTGTCATGGGAGACCATTGGGCGCGGGGAACCGAAGCGTTATATCAAGCCATGAAGCTGAATATGCCGGAACAAGTGAAGAATGATACACTACAAGAAGGCTATCACTCCTTATCACTTGAGGTTCTTCCTGAATACATGGGTGATTTTGTTGTAGTCAGTAGAGATATGACTCGGGATAATGAAATTATGAAATCTACCATTTGGAGCAATATACCTGCTGTTCAGAATAAACACGTCATTGAGCTGGAAACGAAAGCTGTCACGTATAGTGATCCAACTACACTTGAATATGTATTGAACATCTTCAAAGAAGCGTTTCTTGGTGAATCGAAGTAAGTAGAAGTAAGTAGAAGTAAGTAGAAGAGCTTATGAGTTCTTTTACACCGATTGAAAATGACAACATTTACGCACACGCACAAGTTTGGCCCTCACATTTCATAGTTTCGCCAAAACAAAACAACCTTCTCGCTCATCGAGAAGGTTGTTTTGTGATATATGAGCAGCGTAACACCACTCACTTTTTTTCCAAATCCAGGTTTATACAACTCGAATTGGGTTAATTATCTTTTAAATCTTCAACCGAATTGATGTCCATGTAAGTTGGAACGACAAGTCCTTGTTTCACACCTGTCATGCTTACAGCGATATCGTCGATTTTGTCTCCATATGAATCCCAATAGTCTCCATGAGTAAGTGGAAGCCAAACGGCTGGAGATGCATCGATATCCCCTGCTGCCAAGCCTGCCCACATTGGGCCTGCTTCGACTTGCAGTGCTTGCACGTTGTAACCTAGATCCGTCTCAAGGATGTATTTCATTAGATTCGTACTTGCAATCTCAGAGTCCCATGCAACATAACCTAGACGTAGCGTATCACCTTTAACAGGTGTAAGTCCTTTGATCCATTCCTCAATTTGGTCTGGATGTTTCTCAGCATAAGTCTTTGCAGCTTCTTCAGGGGAAATGCCTTTTTGAATGTCGACCATGATTTCACTCATTTCGTCGGCAGTCCAATTAAAGCGAGAGAAGAATTCGTAAGCCACAGGATGATCTTCTTTTATCCCTTTACGACCAACGGTGTGAACTTCTTCTGCATCCCCGAAGATTTTGTCGGGGTCATCCAGATACTTAAGATCATACTGATTGAACATCCAGTGAGGCGTCCAGCC
This genomic interval carries:
- a CDS encoding iron-hydroxamate ABC transporter substrate-binding protein, encoding MKKRMILPLIVIMLFTIIASACGNDASNNATSNSNQETAADTTSTGAAQEETTDTITYQSETGPVEIPAKPERIVALSNGPNILSMDVTPVGVDEWTAANPLFQDKLKDVAIVTDSDPESIAALNPDLIIAGSTAKNLEQLAKIAPTIVYTWGKLDYLDQQLEIGKVLNKEAEAQAWIDDFTKRAEDIGNEIKAKYGDNVTVSTIEIFEKEVFVMGDHWARGTEALYQAMKLNMPEQVKNDTLQEGYHSLSLEVLPEYMGDFVVVSRDMTRDNEIMKSTIWSNIPAVQNKHVIELETKAVTYSDPTTLEYVLNIFKEAFLGESK